The proteins below are encoded in one region of bacterium:
- a CDS encoding tryptophanase, producing MDHPRRPDEKPLARLEHTFEPYRIKVVEKIERVSRDERIRLLKEAGYNVFKVPSRAIYVDLLTDSGTSAMSDMQWAALMTGDEAYAYSRSFQDFEETIRDIFGYRHVIPTHQGRAAEGLLFATTLREGSVVPNNIHFDTTRANVEHQGAIALDCIADAGLDPTLEAPFKGDMSIAKLRAAFAKYGTGRIPYVMLTITNNSGGGQPVSLANMREVSAVCAEMGVPLIFDACRFAENAWFIQQREPGYADKSIKEISREMFALGQGCTMSAKKDALVNIGGFLCLDDDTMAMNATNLLILREGFPTYGGLAGRDLAAVAQGLREVLDPDYLAYRIGQVARLGRRLDELGVPYLRPTGGHAVYVDARRALPHIPQHEFPAQVFTAALYAEGGVRGVEIGSLMFEHRDPDTGEMVHPAMELVRLAVPRRVYTHTQLDYVAECCARVMALGERLRGLEIMWEPPALRHFTATLRPVGGGAMLQEA from the coding sequence TCGAACCCTACCGCATCAAGGTCGTCGAGAAGATCGAGCGGGTCAGCCGCGACGAGCGCATCCGGCTGCTGAAGGAGGCGGGCTACAACGTCTTCAAGGTGCCGTCGCGGGCCATCTACGTCGACCTGCTCACCGACAGCGGCACCAGCGCCATGAGCGACATGCAGTGGGCCGCCCTGATGACGGGCGACGAGGCCTACGCCTACAGCCGCAGCTTCCAGGACTTCGAGGAGACCATCCGCGACATCTTCGGCTACCGGCATGTCATCCCCACGCACCAGGGACGCGCCGCCGAGGGCCTGCTCTTCGCCACGACCCTGCGCGAGGGTTCGGTCGTCCCCAACAACATCCATTTCGACACGACGCGGGCCAACGTCGAGCACCAGGGCGCCATCGCGCTCGACTGCATCGCCGACGCGGGCCTCGATCCGACCCTCGAGGCGCCGTTCAAGGGCGACATGAGCATCGCCAAGCTGCGCGCCGCGTTCGCGAAGTACGGCACGGGGCGCATTCCCTACGTGATGCTCACCATCACCAACAACAGCGGCGGCGGCCAGCCGGTGAGCCTGGCCAACATGCGCGAGGTCTCCGCCGTGTGCGCCGAGATGGGGGTGCCCCTCATCTTCGACGCCTGCCGCTTCGCCGAGAACGCGTGGTTCATCCAGCAGCGCGAGCCGGGCTACGCCGACAAGTCGATCAAGGAGATCTCGCGGGAGATGTTCGCCCTCGGCCAGGGCTGCACCATGAGCGCGAAGAAGGACGCGCTGGTCAACATCGGCGGCTTCCTGTGCCTCGACGACGACACCATGGCCATGAACGCCACCAACCTGCTCATCCTGCGCGAAGGGTTCCCCACCTACGGCGGCCTGGCCGGACGCGATCTCGCCGCGGTCGCCCAGGGCCTGCGCGAGGTCCTCGATCCGGACTACCTGGCCTACCGCATCGGGCAGGTGGCCCGCCTCGGCCGGCGCCTCGACGAACTGGGCGTGCCCTATCTGCGGCCGACCGGTGGCCACGCCGTCTACGTCGACGCCAGGCGCGCCCTGCCGCACATTCCGCAGCACGAGTTCCCGGCGCAGGTCTTCACCGCCGCGCTGTACGCCGAGGGCGGCGTGCGCGGGGTCGAGATCGGCAGCCTCATGTTCGAGCACCGCGACCCGGACACGGGGGAGATGGTCCATCCGGCCATGGAGCTGGTGCGTCTGGCGGTGCCGCGCCGCGTCTACACCCACACCCAGCTCGACTACGTGGCCGAATGCTGCGCCCGGGTCATGGCCCTCGGCGAACGCCTGCGGGGCCTGGAGATCATGTGGGAGCCCCCGGCCCTCCGCCATTTCACGGCGACCCTGCGGCCGGTCGGCGGCGGGGCCATGCTGCAGGAGGCCTAG